The sequence below is a genomic window from Gammaproteobacteria bacterium.
GCCCAACTGACCAGATAGTGCCAGTTGGTGATGAAACCCAAACGCGAGTTGATGTGAATGGCCGGTGAAAACAGTAACAAGCCTTTTATCTTTGGATTCTGATGAGATGGAGTGTGCATGGCGTGATTCAGTGCCAATGCCCCGCCAGTTGAGAAGCCGGCAATAAATAGCTGAGTGATGCCGGTGTCATCGAGGCTTTTCACGCCATAGCGGGTGGCATTTATCCAGTCCTCGTAACGCACTTCCAGCAGGTCGCCGGGTACAGTGGCATGGCCTGGAAGCACAATGCTTCGTGCCAACACGCAGCGATTGTTGTTGATAATGGATTGGGCCAGGTCGCGCATCATGAACGGGGTGTCGGTCAGACCGTGGATCATCAGCAGGCCGACCTTTTCGTCAGGTCGACAGTTTGTGAAATCGTTGCTTTTCATTTCAAACGGTGCGATGACATGTATTTGCTGTTCACTGCGCTGGAGCACGTTATGGCTAGCGATATGCTGGTGTGTGGCAGTTAGATAATCAGCAAACGTGATCGCCTGTTGTGGGATCTTGCTGTCGCTTGGCTGGTGTTGATGCGACAGACTGTGTGGCCCGCCGGCGCATCCGGAAATGATGATTAGCAAGGGAAAAAAGAGAGAGCGCCGAAAATTATTCATGGAAGGTTTTTCCTCTTGCTCAGAAAAACGATGGAGTGTTGACCGGTTTGTTGCGGAGCGAGGGCGACTCAATCATCTTTTTTTACAGTGTAATCGGTGCGGACGTTAGGCGAAAAACAGATTATTTTTTCGCTCCGCAAGGTGTGATGATAACAGAATTGATAGA
It includes:
- a CDS encoding alpha/beta hydrolase, which translates into the protein MNNFRRSLFFPLLIIISGCAGGPHSLSHQHQPSDSKIPQQAITFADYLTATHQHIASHNVLQRSEQQIHVIAPFEMKSNDFTNCRPDEKVGLLMIHGLTDTPFMMRDLAQSIINNNRCVLARSIVLPGHATVPGDLLEVRYEDWINATRYGVKSLDDTGITQLFIAGFSTGGALALNHAMHTPSHQNPKIKGLLLFSPAIHINSRLGFITNWHYLVSWADPKRAWLDILDDKDFAKYESFPKNAADQIHLLTTQNLNPTNSRQVGVPIFVVVSKDDDTVLTNATLDFFEHQTNNKSQLLFYRRDADNNDCHFTPAARACTRSSIYPAMNVISFSHTAIPVARSNTHYGPEGDYKNCYHYLLDKKTVEYKQCMSDDATQFVWGEKSLYPKQSDKPIRRITFNPDFDYMTQLMNRFIHSNR